The stretch of DNA GGGGGGCGCCGAAGGGAAGCGCGCCGCGGCAGGACGCGGCGGCGCGGTGCGCCGGCGGCTCAGCGGCCCTCCCCGCCCCGGCGGATCTCCGCGGTGGCGTCCTTGAAGGCCCGGGTGACGAAGGTGAACATGTCGAACATCAGCGCGACCTGCTCGGGGGTGTAGCGCTCGCCGAGCGCGGCCAGGTGGCGGCGGGTCGGCTCGAACATGGCGTCGGCCTCGCCCATCCCGCCGGGGACGGCCTCCACCGCGACGCGGCGCCGGTCGTGCGGGTCGCGCACCCGCCGCACGTAGCCGGCGCGCTCCAGGCGGTCGATGACCCGGGTGGTGGTGGCGGTCGGCGTGCCGAGCCGCTCGGCCAGGGCGCCCGCGGTCAGCGGGCCGGCCTGGGTCACCAGGTGGGCGGCCTGCACATCGATCAGCCGCAGCCCCAGGCGGTCGGCGATCGCCTGGGCGTTCAGCACGATCGCGCTGAGGAACTCGCGGAACACGACCTCGCCGCCGGAGGCCGCCACTGCGTCCACGACCCCCTCCGGGAGCCCTTCGGGGACGGGCAGGGGCGGGTCTGTGCGGGGGGCGGAATCCTCGCTTCTCTCCACGCTGATACATTTCCATTCTGAAGACATTTCGTTGTGGAGATGAATTCTACCGCAGGCCGGCCCGTCGTGCCGGTCCGCCGAGGAGGGCTCTGTGAAGGTCATCGTCATCGGCGCGGGGGTGGGCGGGCTCTGCGCCGCCCGCGGGCTCCTCGCACGCGGACACGAGGTCGAGGTCTACGAGAAGGGCGAGGCGCTGCGCACCGGCGGCGCCGCACTGGGCATCTACGCCAACGGCGTCGCCGCGCTCGACGCCCTGGGGATCCGCATCGACGACCTCGGCCGGCGGCTGGACTCCCTGGAGATGGCCGACTCCGACGGGCGGCCGCGGTTCACCGTCGACGTCGCCTCCATCGACCGCCGGCTCGGCCGGCAGACCCGCGGCGTTCCCCGCCGCGACCTGCTGCTCCGCCTCGCCGAAGGGCTGCCCGAGCAGGTGCTGCGCTTCGGGGCCAGGGCCGAGTCCGTCCGCTCTGCGGGGCGCGGCGCCGAGGTCGCCTTCGCCGACGGCTCCACCGTGCGCGGCGACGCGGTGATCGGCGCCGACGGCATCCACTCGCCGCTGCGGCGCGCCCTGCCCGGCCTCCCGCCGGCCAAGGCCACCGGGTGGGCGACCTGGCAGGCACTGACCCCCGTCCGGCACGACTTCACCGAGAGCCACCGCTCCCGGTGCGTCCAGGGGCCGGAGGGCATGTGCGGCAACATGCCCGCCGGCGGCGGGCTGCTCCAGTGGTGGTTCGACGTGCCCTGGACGCCGGACTCTCCCGCACCGGCCTCCCCGGCCGCCATGCTCCGCGACCGCTTCGCGCGCTGGACCGACCCGCTGGTGGTCGAGCTGCTGGACCGGGCCAAGGACGAGGACCTGGGCCTGTACCCGCACTTCCTGCACGAGGTCCCCAAGGTCTGGGGCGAGGGCGCGGCCACCCTGCTCGGCGACGCCGCGCACGCCTTCCCGCCGGCCATGGCCCAGGGCGCCAACCAGACGATCGAGGACGCCCTGGCGCTGACCCGGGCGCTCGGCGACGCCGGTGAAGAGGTCGACGTCCCCGAGGCGCTGCGCCGCTACGAGCGCACCCGGCGCAAGGGGGCCGCGCTGGCCTCCTCCATCTCCAGCCGCGAGATGGTGACCCGGAACCTGCCCCCGGCCGCCGTCTCCCGGGCCGTGCCCGACGCGCTGTGGACCTGGCAGTTCCGCGCGACCCTCTCCTCGATCAGCACCGTGCTGCGCGACGGCGCCCCCGCACCGGCCTGACCTCGGCCGCGCCCTCCCCCGAGGGAGGGCGGGTGCGGCGGGGCCGGTCCCGGGCCTTCCCGGCGGTGGCGGGGAGGACGGCCCGTCACCGCCGGAAAGGCCCGGGACCGCCGCGCCCCTGGCCTCGGCTGCGTGCGGCGCCTACGGTGAGCGCATGGCCGATGACATCGAGCACGCAGCCGGCTCCGCCGGGATCCCGCCCGCGGTACGGGCGGTCTACGGGCCGGAGGACCTGAGCGCGGTGCCCTCGTTCGCCGGGGGCTTCATCAACTTCGGGCACTGGGACGGGATCCCGCTGGACCGGCCGCTCGGCACCGAGGAGCGGGTCCGCAGCGAGCAGAACCTCTACCGGCGGGTGCTGGAGGCACTGGGCGGCACCGCGCGGCAGAGCGCCGCCGAGGTCGGCTGCGGCCTGGGGCTCGGCTGCGCCCTGGCCCTGCGGGAGTTCGGGTTCGCCGAGGTCACCGGGGTGGACCTGCACCCCGAGCAGCTGGACCGGGCCCGCCGGGCCAACGCCGGGCTGCTCGCCGCCTCCCCGCCGCGGCTGCACTTCGTGCTGGGCTCCGCGGAGCGGATGCCCTTCGTCGGCGGCGCCTTCGACCTGCTGTACAGCGTGGAGGCCGCGCAGCACTTCCGCGACCTGGACGCCTTCGCCCGGGAGGCCGCCCGGGTGCTGCGGCCGGGCGGCCGGCTGGCCGTCGCGAGCTTCTTCGTGCCCCGCGGCGGGGCCGGCGAGGCCGAGGAGCTGGCCCGGCGGCTGGACGGCTTCGCCACCGGGCTGGACGTGGCGCACCCGCTGCCGGGCCTGCTCGGCGCGCTCGAACGGGCCGGACTGGCCGCGGTGGAGGCCGAGTCGGTCGGCGCGTCCGTCTGGCCCGGCCTGGACCGCTTCCTGGCCGGGATCGACCTGCCGGTGCAGTGGCCGCGCAACTTCCTGGGCGCCTACCGGGACGGCCTGCTCGACTACTACGTGGTCACCGCGGACCGGCCCGCGGACGGCTGATCCGAGGCGCCCCGTCCTCCGCGCCGGCCCTGGCTCTGCTGCCGCCTCAACGGCCCTGAGAGGCCGTCGGGCATGCGGACGGTCGCCCGGAGTATTCGCCGGAGTGTCCGGTCGAGGGCGTGGTCGACCGGGGCCGCCCTGTACCCCGGAGCACCCCGGACCCGGCCCGCGCGGGCCCTGTGACGGCGCGGAGCCCGGCGCAGGGCGGCTTCACCGCGGGTGGGCAGGGAAGCGAGAGGCGGCCTCCCCGGACGGGGCGGTCGCCTCGCCGGGCGAACCGGGTGCCCGCCCGTATGGCCGGCGGTCTCCGAGGCAGCGATGGGGAGGCGGGGCGGCCCGCCTCCCCGGGCGGTCAGGGCTGGGGGCGCACCCCCGGGGTGCCGGCCTCGATGGTGAACCGGGCGCGGTCGTGGATCGGGGAGCCGGGCTCGGAGACGTAGTCCAGGGTCCGGTAGACCGCGGTCCACTCGGTGGGCGTGACCGTGTTGCGGACGTAGCCGCGCCGGCGGTTGATGAACTTGATGTGCGGGTTCTCCTGGAGCTGGACGGCGTCGCCGGGGTTCTGCTCGGCGCCGTCCCGGCCGCTGGTGAAGGAGGTGCCGACCAGCTCGGTGGCGACGGTGGCCGAGTCCGGGTCGCCGAAGTCGGCCTTGATGTCGCACACGTAGTTGGCGTGCACGTCGCCGGTGATCACCACCGGCCCGGGCGCCTCGGCCAGCCGGTCGCGGACCTCGTCGCGCTCCACCCGGTAGTCGTCCCAGGCGTCGTCGCTGAAGTCGGTCGGCGGACCGTCGGCGAAGTCCCGCTGGGAGAAGAAGACCTGCTGGGCCAGGACGTTCCAGCGGGCCGCGGAGGCGTCCAGGCCGTCGAAGAGCCACCGCTTCTGCTCGGCGCCCAGCAGGGTGCGCGAGGGGTCGTCGCGCCGGTCGTCGCCCGCCTGCACGCTGCGGTACTGGCGGGTGTCGAGCAGGTGGACGTCGAGCAGGCCGCCGAAGGAGAGCCGGCGGTACAGCCGCATGTCGGAGCGGTCCGGGCGCTGGGCCGAGCGCAGCGGCATGTGCTCGTAGTAGGCCTGGAAGGCCCGCGCGCGGCGGCGCAGGAACTCCTCCGGGGGCACGTCGTCCTCATAGGAGGTGTCGTCGGCCCAGTTGTTCTCCACCTCGTGGTCGTCGAAGACCACCGCCCAGGGGAACGCGGCGTGCGCGGCCTGCAGGTCGGTGTCGGTCTTGTACTGGGCGTGCCGGATCCGGTAGTCGGCCAGCGACTCGGTCTCCCGGGCGGGGGCGTGCGGTCGGCCGATCTCGCCGGCCTCGCCGGTCTCGTAGATGTAGTCGCCGAGGAAGGCCACCAGGTCCAGGTCCTCCTCGGCGAGGTGCGCCTGGGCGGTGTAGTGGCCGTGGGTGTAGCTCTGGCAGCTGGCGAACGCGAAGGCGAAGGAGTCCAGGCGGGAGCCGGGCGCCGGCGCGGTCTTCGTGCGGCCGACCGGGCTGATCTCGCCCTCGGCGCGGAAGCGGTAGAAGTACTGCGCGCCGGGGCGCAGCCCGCCGGCCTCCACGTGCACCGAGTGGGCGCGGTCCGGGCGGGCCCGCACCGTGCCGGAGGCGACGACGTCGCGGAACCGCTCGTCCGCGGCCAGCTGCCACTGCACGTCCACGGGCTTGTCGGGCATGCCGCCGAGGCCGTCCTCGGCGAGCGGGTCGGGGGCGAGCCGGGTCCACAGGATGACGCTGTCGGGGAGGG from Nocardiopsis composta encodes:
- a CDS encoding class I SAM-dependent methyltransferase, giving the protein MADDIEHAAGSAGIPPAVRAVYGPEDLSAVPSFAGGFINFGHWDGIPLDRPLGTEERVRSEQNLYRRVLEALGGTARQSAAEVGCGLGLGCALALREFGFAEVTGVDLHPEQLDRARRANAGLLAASPPRLHFVLGSAERMPFVGGAFDLLYSVEAAQHFRDLDAFAREAARVLRPGGRLAVASFFVPRGGAGEAEELARRLDGFATGLDVAHPLPGLLGALERAGLAAVEAESVGASVWPGLDRFLAGIDLPVQWPRNFLGAYRDGLLDYYVVTADRPADG
- a CDS encoding alkaline phosphatase D family protein, which translates into the protein MPGIPDPPFPAPDSPFPAPSATAAAPGASRRGVLVGGALALGAAALGTLTATEARADTAPRGGSSMSDPFTLGVASGDPLPDSVILWTRLAPDPLAEDGLGGMPDKPVDVQWQLAADERFRDVVASGTVRARPDRAHSVHVEAGGLRPGAQYFYRFRAEGEISPVGRTKTAPAPGSRLDSFAFAFASCQSYTHGHYTAQAHLAEEDLDLVAFLGDYIYETGEAGEIGRPHAPARETESLADYRIRHAQYKTDTDLQAAHAAFPWAVVFDDHEVENNWADDTSYEDDVPPEEFLRRRARAFQAYYEHMPLRSAQRPDRSDMRLYRRLSFGGLLDVHLLDTRQYRSVQAGDDRRDDPSRTLLGAEQKRWLFDGLDASAARWNVLAQQVFFSQRDFADGPPTDFSDDAWDDYRVERDEVRDRLAEAPGPVVITGDVHANYVCDIKADFGDPDSATVATELVGTSFTSGRDGAEQNPGDAVQLQENPHIKFINRRRGYVRNTVTPTEWTAVYRTLDYVSEPGSPIHDRARFTIEAGTPGVRPQP
- a CDS encoding FAD-dependent oxidoreductase — translated: MKVIVIGAGVGGLCAARGLLARGHEVEVYEKGEALRTGGAALGIYANGVAALDALGIRIDDLGRRLDSLEMADSDGRPRFTVDVASIDRRLGRQTRGVPRRDLLLRLAEGLPEQVLRFGARAESVRSAGRGAEVAFADGSTVRGDAVIGADGIHSPLRRALPGLPPAKATGWATWQALTPVRHDFTESHRSRCVQGPEGMCGNMPAGGGLLQWWFDVPWTPDSPAPASPAAMLRDRFARWTDPLVVELLDRAKDEDLGLYPHFLHEVPKVWGEGAATLLGDAAHAFPPAMAQGANQTIEDALALTRALGDAGEEVDVPEALRRYERTRRKGAALASSISSREMVTRNLPPAAVSRAVPDALWTWQFRATLSSISTVLRDGAPAPA
- a CDS encoding MarR family winged helix-turn-helix transcriptional regulator — encoded protein: MDAVAASGGEVVFREFLSAIVLNAQAIADRLGLRLIDVQAAHLVTQAGPLTAGALAERLGTPTATTTRVIDRLERAGYVRRVRDPHDRRRVAVEAVPGGMGEADAMFEPTRRHLAALGERYTPEQVALMFDMFTFVTRAFKDATAEIRRGGEGR